In one window of Gossypium hirsutum isolate 1008001.06 chromosome A01, Gossypium_hirsutum_v2.1, whole genome shotgun sequence DNA:
- the LOC107888813 gene encoding 60S ribosomal protein L6-1: MAAKRKTPVKSRNPDLIRGVGKYSRSKMYHKRGLWAIKAKNGGFFPRHDPKPKVPASAEKPPKFYPADHVKKPLLNKRKPKPTKLRASITPGTVLILLAGRFMGKRVVFLKQLPSGLLLVTGPFKINGVPLRRVNQSYVIATSSKVDISGVNVEKFDDKYFAKEVDKKTKKSEGEFFEAEKEDKTELPEDKKEDQKSVDASLIKSIEGVPDLKAYLAARFSLKSGMKPHELVF; the protein is encoded by the exons ATGGCGGCCAAAAGGAAGACCCCCGTCAAGTCCCGAAACCCAGATCTCATTCGTGGCGTCGGCAAGTATTCCAGGTCTAAGATGTACCACAAGCGTGGCCTTTGGGCCATCAAGGCCAAAAACGGCGGCTTTTTTCCCCGCCATGACCCCAAACCTAAGGTCCCCGCCTCCGCCGAGAAACCCCCCAAGTTTTACCCTGCTGATCATGTCAAGAAGCCCCTTCTCAACAAGCGCAAGCCTAAACCCACCAAGCTCAG AGCAAGCATTACGCCTGGGACGGTGCTGATTTTGTTGGCTGGTAGATTTATGGGGAAGAGAGTTGTTTTCTTAAAGCAACTTCCTTCTGGGCTTCTTTTGGTTACTG GACCGTTCAAGATTAATGGCGTTCCTTTAAGGCGTGTGAACCAATCCTATGTCATTGCGACTTCCAGTAAGGTTGACATCTCCGGAGTTAACGTAGAGAAGTTTGATGACAAGTACTTTGCCAAGGAAGTAGACAAGAAAACGAAGAAGAGCGAAGGGGAGTTTTTTGAAGCTGAAAAAGAG GATAAGACGGAACTGCCAGAAGACAAGAAGGAAGATCAGAAATCTGTCGATGCCTCTTTAATAAAGTCCATCGAGGGAGTCCCAGACTTGAAGGCCTACCTTGCCGCAAGATTTTCGCTAAAGTCTGGCATGAAACCGCATGAACTTGTCTTCTAG
- the LOC107888814 gene encoding ras-related protein RABA4d, with product MSNIRGGDFNQNIDYVFKVVLIGDSAVGKSQLLARFSRNQFSLDSKATIGVEFQTKTLVIDNKTVKAQIWDTAGQERYRAVTSAYYRGAVGAMLVYDMTKRQSFDNMARWLEELRGHADKNIVVMLIGNKCDLGSLRAVPTEDAQEFAQRENLFFMETSALESTNVETAFLTILTEIYRIISKKTLSANDELDANGNSGLLKGTRIIVPNQEPQIQNQGGCCGGS from the exons ATGTCAAACATCCGCGGCGGGGATTTCAATCAAAATATTGATTATGTATTCAAAGTGGTTTTGATTGGAGATTCAGCGGTTGGGAAATCTCAGCTGCTGGCTCGTTTCTCCCGGAACCAATTTAGTTTGGATTCGAAAGCCACAATTGGTGTTGAATTCCAGACTAAAACCCTTGTTATTGATAATAAAACTGTTAAAGCGCAAATTTGGGATACTGCTGGCCAAGAAAG GTATAGGGCTGTGACGAGCGCATACTACCGAGGAGCCGTAGGAGCAATGTTAGTTTATGACATGACCAAGCGTCAATCGTTTGACAATATGGCAAGGTGGCTAGAGGAATTGAGGGGGCATGCCGATAAGAACATTGTTGTAATGCTCATCGGCAACAAATGCGACTTGGGGAGCCTGAGAGCAGTCCCAACTGAAGATGCACAAGAGTTTGCTCAAAGAGAGAACCTGTTCTTCATGGAGACATCAGCTCTAGAATCGACCAATGTCGAAACTGCATTTTTGACAATTCTAACAGAGATATACCGAATAATCAGCAAGAAAACCCTTTCTGCAAATGATGAGTTAGACGCCAATGGTAATTCGGGTCTTCTTAAGGGAACCAGGATTATTGTTCCCAATCAAGAGCCGCAAATCCAAAATCAAGGTGGCTGCTGTGGAGGATCCTAA